A genomic window from Paucibacter sp. KCTC 42545 includes:
- a CDS encoding homocysteine S-methyltransferase family protein, whose protein sequence is MNTTSPAFTRGAALPAILQQRIAILDGAMGTMIQRYKLTEADFRGTRFADHPKDLKGNNDLLVLTRPDVILEIHEQYLAAGADIIETNTFGTTSVAQEDYGLESLAYEMNVAAAKIARQACDKYSTPDKPRFAAGALGPTPRTASISPDVNDPGARNVDFDTLRAAYYEQAKGLLEGGVDLFLVETIFDTLNAKAAIFALDELMEDTGERLPVIISGTVTDASGRILSGQTVTAFWHSVRHAKPLAIGLNCALGATLMRPYIEELSKAAGEVAISCYPNAGLPNPMSDTGFDETPDVTGRLMSEFARSGFLNIAGGCCGTTPAHIAAIAAQVSAYKPRVSGDKFFSSLVEA, encoded by the coding sequence ATGAACACGACGTCTCCAGCCTTTACCCGTGGTGCGGCCCTGCCCGCCATCTTGCAGCAGCGCATCGCCATTCTGGACGGGGCCATGGGCACCATGATCCAGCGCTACAAGCTCACCGAAGCGGACTTCCGCGGCACGCGTTTTGCCGACCATCCCAAGGACTTGAAGGGCAATAACGACCTGTTGGTGCTGACCCGGCCGGACGTGATTCTGGAAATCCACGAGCAATACCTGGCTGCCGGCGCCGACATCATCGAGACCAATACCTTCGGTACCACCTCCGTGGCGCAGGAAGACTACGGCCTGGAGTCCTTGGCCTACGAGATGAATGTGGCCGCCGCCAAGATCGCGCGCCAGGCCTGCGACAAATACAGCACGCCGGACAAGCCCCGCTTTGCCGCCGGCGCCTTAGGGCCCACGCCGCGCACCGCCTCCATCAGCCCGGATGTGAATGATCCCGGCGCCCGCAATGTCGACTTCGACACCTTGCGCGCCGCCTACTACGAGCAGGCCAAGGGCTTGCTGGAAGGCGGGGTTGATCTGTTCCTGGTGGAAACCATCTTCGACACCCTCAACGCCAAGGCCGCCATCTTCGCCCTGGACGAATTGATGGAAGACACGGGCGAGCGCCTGCCGGTGATCATCTCCGGCACCGTCACCGATGCCTCGGGCCGCATTCTCTCGGGGCAAACCGTCACTGCCTTCTGGCATTCGGTGCGCCACGCCAAGCCGCTGGCCATCGGCCTGAATTGCGCCCTGGGTGCCACGCTGATGCGCCCTTACATCGAGGAGCTGTCCAAGGCGGCCGGCGAAGTGGCGATCAGCTGCTACCCGAATGCCGGCCTGCCCAACCCGATGAGCGACACCGGCTTTGACGAGACGCCCGATGTCACCGGCCGCCTGATGAGCGAGTTCGCCCGCAGCGGCTTCCTCAATATCGCCGGCGGCTGCTGTGGCACCACGCCCGCGCATATCGCGGCGATTGCGGCTCAGGTTTCGGCCTACAAGCCGCGGGTCAGCGGCGACAAGTTCTTCAGCAGCTTGGTCGAAGCCTAA
- a CDS encoding ProQ/FINO family protein: protein MNDSSLETADLNAPEGSNEASAPAAETPAAVALVTANEAAVDAAAVATDLAPAEGDAAPAEPAAATAKATPEMSPAECAAKLKALFPAIFGGGVFKPLKLRIQADIQERAPAQFSKAQLSSFLRRHTGNTGYLIALGKATHRFDLDGQAVAELSEEHRLAAREELARRRGLQQERVAAEQAERDLAQTQARNRAGLLHDFERTTLTLPNFCVLKGVTEAELPGLLEIARAERAAQPVREARPANAGPRGPGRGDGRGDSRGAGRPAGRPAARGDGRGNGNGEGREQRGPRGRAPGNR, encoded by the coding sequence ATGAACGATTCTTCTCTTGAGACCGCCGATTTGAACGCCCCTGAGGGTTCGAACGAGGCCTCCGCCCCAGCTGCCGAGACCCCTGCGGCTGTTGCGCTTGTGACCGCCAACGAGGCGGCAGTTGATGCTGCTGCAGTCGCGACCGACCTTGCCCCGGCTGAGGGCGACGCTGCGCCGGCCGAGCCAGCCGCAGCCACCGCCAAGGCCACGCCCGAGATGTCGCCCGCCGAGTGCGCGGCCAAGCTCAAGGCGCTGTTCCCGGCCATCTTCGGTGGCGGTGTCTTCAAGCCTTTGAAGCTGCGCATCCAAGCCGATATTCAAGAGCGCGCTCCGGCCCAGTTCAGCAAGGCCCAGCTGTCGAGCTTTCTGCGCCGCCATACCGGCAACACCGGCTATTTGATCGCCCTGGGCAAAGCCACCCACCGCTTTGACCTGGACGGCCAAGCCGTGGCCGAACTGAGCGAAGAGCACCGCCTGGCCGCCCGCGAAGAGCTGGCTCGCCGCCGTGGCCTGCAGCAAGAACGCGTGGCGGCCGAGCAGGCCGAGCGCGATCTGGCTCAGACCCAGGCGCGCAACCGCGCCGGCCTGCTGCACGACTTCGAGCGCACCACCCTGACGCTGCCCAACTTCTGCGTGCTCAAGGGCGTGACGGAAGCGGAATTGCCCGGCCTGCTGGAAATTGCGCGTGCCGAGCGTGCCGCTCAGCCGGTGCGTGAAGCGCGCCCGGCCAATGCCGGCCCGCGTGGGCCAGGCCGGGGTGATGGTCGTGGCGACAGCCGCGGCGCTGGCCGCCCCGCCGGTCGCCCTGCCGCTCGCGGTGATGGTCGCGGAAATGGCAATGGTGAGGGCCGTGAGCAACGCGGCCCACGCGGTCGCGCCCCCGGCAACCGCTGA
- a CDS encoding DUF4197 domain-containing protein, whose protein sequence is MSLRHQHHRRTLLLLPALLALRPSWAAVSEGDAASGIRAALARGADAAIANLGKKDGFLGNPAVRIELPGQLKEGVQLLKMMGQGQQVEDLLTAMNRAAEAAVPAARPLLSSAIKSMSVEDGVRLLQGGDDSVTQFFVRKTREPLSKQFLPIVTHATEKVALADKYNAVAGKAAGLGLIKSQDANLQQYVTGRALDGLFLMIAEEERKIRKDPVGTGSAILKKVFGGL, encoded by the coding sequence ATGAGCTTGCGCCACCAACACCACCGCCGAACCCTACTTTTGCTGCCGGCCCTGCTGGCGCTGCGGCCAAGCTGGGCGGCCGTCAGCGAAGGCGATGCCGCCTCGGGCATTCGCGCGGCCCTGGCCCGCGGGGCCGATGCGGCGATTGCCAATCTGGGCAAGAAGGACGGTTTTCTGGGCAACCCCGCGGTGCGCATCGAGCTGCCCGGTCAGCTCAAAGAAGGCGTGCAACTGCTCAAGATGATGGGCCAGGGCCAACAAGTCGAAGACCTGCTGACGGCCATGAACCGCGCGGCGGAAGCCGCCGTGCCAGCGGCCCGGCCGCTGCTGAGTTCAGCCATCAAGTCCATGAGCGTGGAAGACGGTGTGCGCCTGCTGCAAGGCGGCGACGACTCGGTGACGCAGTTCTTCGTCAGAAAAACGCGTGAGCCGCTCAGCAAACAGTTTTTGCCCATCGTCACCCATGCCACCGAGAAAGTGGCGCTGGCCGACAAATACAACGCCGTGGCCGGCAAAGCCGCCGGCCTGGGCCTGATCAAAAGCCAGGACGCCAATCTGCAGCAATACGTCACCGGCCGGGCCTTGGACGGCCTGTTCCTGATGATTGCCGAGGAAGAACGCAAGATCCGCAAAGACCCAGTGGGCACGGGCAGCGCGATTCTCAAGAAGGTTTTCGGCGGGCTTTGA